Proteins from a single region of Gossypium arboreum isolate Shixiya-1 chromosome 1, ASM2569848v2, whole genome shotgun sequence:
- the LOC108480762 gene encoding metal tolerance protein B, which produces MDHERAPILRSKDQKKTEIPLALVSEESNIILIPAELKCFSVSTSRQENITLESKERQKSASQLSGLIIFYLVVMLVEIVGGMKANSLAVLTDAAHLLTDVAGFSISLFTVWASAWKATSNHSFGFSRLEVLGALISVQLIWLVSALLIYEALSRLLHDKQKVDGALMFAIAAFGFFINLIIVLWLGHDHSHHVFGNDHHHHHDELLHDHHHHEHLHDHHHHHEHLHDQHHEHHDHEAGKPCDLTKEDETSLVTSTLKTKILNINLQGAYLHVMADLIQSVGVMIAGAVIWLKPNWLIVDLLCTLIFSTFALSTTLPMLRDVFDILMGRTPREINIDMVEDGIKGINGVESVHDLHVWAITVGKLVLSCHVVAKPGFESKEMISKIRDYCESTYKIHHITVQIEQL; this is translated from the coding sequence ATGGATCATGAAAGGGCCCCCATTTTGAGATCTAAGGATCAAAAGAAAACTGAGATACCGTTAGCATTGGTGTCCGAAGAAAGTAATATCATTTTAATTCCAGCAGAGTTGAAATGCTTCTCTGTTTCTACTTCCAGGCAAGAAAACATAACTTTGGAATCAAAGGAACGACAGAAGTCGGCATCCCAACTTTCCGGGCTTATCATTTTCTATCTTGTGGTTATGTTAGTAGAGATTGTCGGTGGAATGAAAGCCAATAGCCTTGCGGTTTTGACCGATGCAGCCCACTTGCTCACAGATGTTGCCGGATTCTCCATATCTCTTTTCACTGTCTGGGCTTCAGCATGGAAGGCAACATCAAATCATTCTTTTGGATTCAGCCGTCTTGAGGTCTTGGGTGCTCTTATATCCGTGCAGCTTATATGGCTAGTATCTGCACTCTTAATTTATGAAGCGCTCAGCAGACTTCTCCATGACAAGCAGAAGGTAGATGGGGCACTCATGTTTGCAATTGCTGCATTTGGATTTTTTATCAACTTGATTATAGTCCTTTGGCTGGGTCATGATCACAGTCACCATGTTTTTGGGAACGATCACCACCACCACCACGACGAACTCTTGCATGACCACCACCACCATGAACACTTGCAtgaccaccaccaccaccacgaACACCTGCATGACCAACACCATGAACATCATGACCATGAGGCTGGTAAACCATGCGATTTAACCAAGGAAGATGAAACTAGTCTAGTAACAAGTACTCTGAAGACAAAGATATTGAACATAAATCTCCAAGGAGCTTACTTGCATGTCATGGCCGACCTAATTCAATCTGTCGGGGTGATGATTGCGGGAGCTGTTATTTGGCTAAAACCAAATTGGCTAATCGTTGATCTTCTGTGTACCCTCATTTTCTCCACCTTTGCACTAAGTACCACCCTCCCCATGCTTAGAGATGTTTTCGATATATTGATGGGAAGGACGCCGAGAGAAATTAATATCGATATGGTGGAAGACGGTATCAAGGGTATCAATGGGGTTGAAAGCGTTCACGACCTCCATGTATGGGCAATAACTGTTGGGAAACTTGTATTGTCCTGCCATGTAGTCGCAAAGCCAGGGTTCGAGTCTAAAGAGATGATTAGCAAGATCAGGGATTACTGTGAGAGTACATATAAAATTCATCACATAACTGTACAAATCGAGCAGTTATAG
- the LOC108481279 gene encoding protein MAINTENANCE OF MERISTEMS-like codes for MASLINKELSHICDTVNNADSYRILRGRVNGIRYSPDARLMPYLELVGFGLVALTRTFDLRYNLISALVERWRPETHTFHLPCGECIVTLEDVALKFGLPIDGDAVTGVSAIAEPAALCYSLLGASPGDAESTFSELKFTWLKVNFQHLSDNATKEELVCAARTYIMHIIGGVLMSNSNNNKVHLQYLPMLADLCSVRFYSWGSAVLAMLYRELCRTTKPDAVDMGGCLILLQSWALYRMPYAVRSSFSSIPANSANK; via the exons ATGGCTTCATTGATCAATAAGGAACTTTCTCACATATGTGACACAGTTAATAATGCG GACTCGTACCGCATATTAAGGGGCCGGGTGAATGGTATAAGATATTCCCCGGATGCACGACTAATGCCCTACTTGGAGCTAGTTGGATTCGGGTTAGTAGCATTGACCCGGACGTTCGATTTGCGGTACAATTTAATATCCGCATTGGTCGAGCGTTGGCGACCGGAAACCCACACTTTTCATTTGCCGTGTGGGGAGTGCATAGTCACTCTGGAGGATGTTGCATTAAAGTTTGGGCTCCCAATCGACGGGGATGCCGTCACGGGCGTAAGTGCGATAGCTGAGCCGGCTGCACTTTGTTATAGCCTACTAGGAGCCTCCCCCGGCGATGCTGAGTCTACTTTTTCGGAGTTGAAATTTACATGGCTAAAAGTCAATTTTCAGCATTTATCAGATAATGCCACCAAAGAAGAGTTGGTGTGCGCAGCTCGAACGTACATTATGCATATCATAGGGGGTGTACTGATGTCCAATTCGAACAACAACAAGGTTCATCTCCAGTATTTACCTATGTTAGCTGATCTGTGTAGTGTTCGCTTCTATAGTTGGGGTTCCGCAGTTCTAGCTATGTTGTATCGTGAGCTTTGTCGGACGACAAAGCCTGATGCTGTAGACATGGGCGGATGCCTTATATTGTTGCAATCATGGGCTCTTTATCGGATGCCATATGCAGTGAGATCTTCATTTTCCTCCATAccggctaactcagcaaataaatGA
- the LOC108482657 gene encoding copper transporter 6-like, translating to MEKLNDDHTHGMMMHNSSDDGMTLMNHRKMMMHMTFFWGSNTQILFSGWPGTRTGMYVLALIAVFMLAFMVEGISHSRLTKSGSIHHVTAGLVQTLLHALRVGLAYLVMLAIMSFNGGVFLAAVAGHSLGFFLFGSRVFNKNPTTVPAAKTSDLTPMSC from the coding sequence ATGGAGAAGTTGAATGATGATCATACGCATGGCATGATGATGCACAACTCATCAGACGACGGCATGACGCTGATGAACCACCGTAAGATGATGATGCATATGACCTTCTTTTGGGGCAGCAACACCCAAATTCTCTTCTCCGGTTGGCCCGGAACCAGAACCGGCATGTATGTCTTGGCCCTCATAGCTGTCTTCATGCTTGCTTTCATGGTGGAGGGGATTTCTCACTCTCGGTTGACGAAATCCGGTTCGATCCACCACGTGACCGCCGGTCTGGTTCAGACTTTGTTGCATGCTCTGAGGGTTGGACTTGCGTATTTGGTGATGTTGGCTATCATGTCTTTCAACGGTGGCGTTTTCTTGGCCGCCGTGGCTGGCCATTCTCTGGGTTTTTTCTTGTTTGGCAGTCGAGTTTTTAACAAAAACCCCACCACCGTCCCCGCCGCCAAAACTTCCGATCTTACTCCTATGAGTTGTTGA
- the LOC108480320 gene encoding ras-related protein Rab11C-like isoform X2, whose protein sequence is MNHLHLLISIMVEGKTVKAQIWDTAGQERYRAITSAYYRGAVGALLVYDITKRQTFDNLQRWLRELRDHADSNIVIMMAGNKSDLTHLRTVSEEDGQALAEREGLSFLETSALEATNIEKAFQTVLNEIYHIISKKALAAQAAAASTSVPSQGTTINVMDASGSTKKVCCST, encoded by the exons ATGAACCATTTGCACTTGTTAATTAGTATCATG GTTGAGGGGAAGACTGTTAAGGCCCAGATTTGGGATACGGCAGGTCAAGAGAGATATCGAGCTATCACTAGTGCTTACTATAGAGGAGCTGTTGGCGCTCTTCTTGTCTATGACATAACTAAGAGGCAAACCTTTGATAATCTTCAAAGGTGGTTGCGGGAGTTGAGGGACCATGCAGATTCTAACATTGTCATCATGATGGCTGGAAACAAATCCGACTTGACTCATCTCAGAACAGTTTCTGAGGAGGATGGTCAAGCTCTGGCTGAGAGGGAAGGCCTTTCATTTCTCGAGACGTCGGCGCTGGAAGCAACCAACATCGAGAAGGCATTCCAAACCGTATTGAATGAGATCTACCATATCATTAGCAAAAAAGCATTGGCAGCCCAAGCAGCAGCCGCGAGTACCTCGGTTCCGAGCCAAGGAACCACCATTAATGTCATGGATGCGTCAGGGAGCACTAAGAAAGTATGCTGTTCTACATGA
- the LOC108480320 gene encoding ras-related protein Rab11C-like isoform X1, whose amino-acid sequence MAHRVDHEYDYLFKIVLIGDSGVGKSNILSRFTRNEFCLDSKSTIGVEFATRTLQVEGKTVKAQIWDTAGQERYRAITSAYYRGAVGALLVYDITKRQTFDNLQRWLRELRDHADSNIVIMMAGNKSDLTHLRTVSEEDGQALAEREGLSFLETSALEATNIEKAFQTVLNEIYHIISKKALAAQAAAASTSVPSQGTTINVMDASGSTKKVCCST is encoded by the exons ATGGCGCATAGAGTAGATCATGAGTACGATTACCTTTTCAAGATCGTGTTAATCGGCGATTCTGGAGTTGGAAAGTCGAATATTCTCTCTAGGTTCACAAGGAATGAGTTCTGTTTGGATTCTAAATCCACTATCGGCGTCGAGTTCGCTACTAGAACCCTCCAG GTTGAGGGGAAGACTGTTAAGGCCCAGATTTGGGATACGGCAGGTCAAGAGAGATATCGAGCTATCACTAGTGCTTACTATAGAGGAGCTGTTGGCGCTCTTCTTGTCTATGACATAACTAAGAGGCAAACCTTTGATAATCTTCAAAGGTGGTTGCGGGAGTTGAGGGACCATGCAGATTCTAACATTGTCATCATGATGGCTGGAAACAAATCCGACTTGACTCATCTCAGAACAGTTTCTGAGGAGGATGGTCAAGCTCTGGCTGAGAGGGAAGGCCTTTCATTTCTCGAGACGTCGGCGCTGGAAGCAACCAACATCGAGAAGGCATTCCAAACCGTATTGAATGAGATCTACCATATCATTAGCAAAAAAGCATTGGCAGCCCAAGCAGCAGCCGCGAGTACCTCGGTTCCGAGCCAAGGAACCACCATTAATGTCATGGATGCGTCAGGGAGCACTAAGAAAGTATGCTGTTCTACATGA